Proteins from one Syngnathoides biaculeatus isolate LvHL_M chromosome 8, ASM1980259v1, whole genome shotgun sequence genomic window:
- the scarf1 gene encoding scavenger receptor class F member 1 has protein sequence MKFLLRAAAALCCRWLCCSLALEPTGRNVCHDPRNPSTLVCCTGWRQNGKECPIPVCEGEQACLKDELCVYPGVCRCPAGYYGAHCKTRCPPEFWASDCRQVCPCHPHGRCHPVTGECTCNPNRWGPLCQYACKCARHGLCHPVHGNCTCDEGWWTSTCAKPCQCVPRGSAGPGCDQLTGRCQCRKGHWGLKCPGPCHCYLSQCNQRTGVCECEGGWWGPNCDRRCNCDLAHSRCDPATGQCVCHPGYGGDYCNQSCEPGMYGSSCKMSCGRCKGDEPCSSIDGACAACEAGWNGTRCDRLCPPGYYGNGCLETCPRCRNNEPCDPKSGECWSCDPGWTGARCEVVCADRTYGEACRFLCSPCYHGDCHHVTGKCICLPGFQGESCNNSCPGMQFGFNCSSACDCGEGVSCHPLTGACPSSGRGALLAGLLVPFLLVLLAVLCCCLCCGGAPADGKDRTNVADGGLSVRMKYHVYSVLGNIGAALPCISDWSSGLPRVTVSHHDPELTFNHSFIEPPSSGWVTDGSSFDSDEEEGEALYCVPPREEISGMEGSHFQEMSSKCNMLLDPSGFSTEDITSPFDIPRTSSNAKSKRPSVSFAEGTRFSPKERRGSGQDVTSLPGYPRKPKPTWGGLKLSGEEDGGEAEEREDGVEFQVTERQNLNCEVVDQEEDRKSRNTTRTASGRRRTMSNTAAQRKASAPSASNHPPAVSNKVTTVYVTVGKAGKPTSKPETSSEGPVQAVLRRLGSIQRQREQGPGKAKPKDAEAIAKPPRRKLGARRNVWEHGGPSGAEPAINKPARRKHAPDTAASDSGSTESIPLKRPLSSILKSVPEVASADSGGSDGRRGHEPSGESSYLTVGPAGDAEVPSVDDEEAVSGKEQPCYENVMITHSYTSNASTT, from the exons ATGAAGTTTCTCCTCCGAGCTGCGGCTGCTTTATGCTGCCGCTGGCTGTGCTGCTCGCTGGCGCTGGAACCCACCGGGAGGAACGTGTGCCACGACCCCAG AAATCCGTCCACCCTTGTGTGCTGCACCGGCTGGCGTCAGAACGGCAAAGAGTGCCCAATAC CTGTGTGTGAGGGGGAGCAGGCCTGTCTGAAGGATGAGCTTTGTGTGTATCCCGGAGTGTGTCGCTGCCCGGCCGGCTACTACGGGGCGCACTGTAAAACTC GGTGCCCTCCGGAGTTCTGGGCATCAGACTGCCGTCAGGTGTGCCCGTGTCACCCGCACGGCCGCTGCCACCCCGTCACCGGCGAATGCACCTGCAACCCCAATCGCTGGGGTCCTCTGTGCCAGTACGCCTGCAAATGCGCCCGCCACGGACTCTGCCACCCCGTGCACGGAAACTGCACCTGCGACGAAGGCTGGTGGACGTCCACTTGCGCCAAGCCGTGCCAGTGCGTCCCCAGGGGCTCGGCGGGTCCCGGCTGCGACCAGCTGACGGGCCGCTGCCAGTGCCGCAAGGGCCACTGGGGGCTGAAATGTCCCGGCCCTTGCCACTGCTACTTGTCGCAGTGCAACCAGCGCACCGGCGTGTGTGAGTGCGAGGGCGGCTGGTGGGGGCCCAACTGTGACCGGCGATGTAACTGTGACCTCGCACACAGTCGATGCGACCCTGCCACCGGACAGTGTGTGTGCCACCCGGGGTACGGGGGCGACTACTGCAACCAGTCGTGTGAACCTGGGATGTACGGCAGCAGTTGTAAAATGAG CTGCGGACGCTGTAAAGGCGACGAACCGTGCTCCTCAATCGACGGCGCATGTGCGGCCTGCGAGGCCGGCTGGAACGGGACGCGGTGCGACCGCCTGTGCCCGCCTGGTTACTATGGTAACGGCTGCCTGGAGACGTGCCCGCGGTGCAGGAACAACGAGCCCTGCGATCCCAAAAGTGGGGAATGTTGGAGCTGCGATCCGGGATGGACGGGAGCCAG GTGCGAGGTGGTCTGCGCTGACAGGACGTATGGCGAGGCTTGCCGCTTCCTGTGCAGCCCATGTTACCATGGTGATTGCCATCACGTGACAGGAAAATGCATCTGTCTGCCGGGCTTTCAGGGTGAGAG TTGTAACAACAGTTGCCCCGGCATGCAGTTTGGCTTCAACTGTTCCTCAGCGTGCGACTGCGGCGAAGGCGTCAGCTGCCACCCGCTCACCGGTGCCTGCCCCAGCA GTGGCCGAGGTGCCCTCCTGGCAGGCCTCTTGGTTCCTTTCCTGTTGGTGCTCCTCGCTGTCCTATGCTGCTGCCTCTGTTGTGGAGGAGCTCCAGCAGATGGCAAAGACAG GACGAATGTGGCAGACGGAGGGCTGTCAGTGCGGATGAAATATCACGTCTACAGTGTCCTGGGCAACATTGGCGCCGCCCTACCTTGCATCTCTGACTGGTCTTCGGGGCTCCCTCGGGTCACCG TGTCTCACCATGACCCCGAACTGACCTTCAACCACAGCTTCATCGAGCCTCCTTCCTCCGGCTGGGTGACCGACGGGTCGTCCTTCGACAGcgacgaggaggagggggaagctCTCTACTGCGTCCCCCCGAGAGAAG AAATCTCAGGAATGGAGGGTAGTCACTTCCAGGAGATGAGCTCCAAGTGCAACATGCTCTTGGACCCGTCGGGGTTCAGCACCGAGGACATAACCTCCCCCTTCGACATCCCCCGCACCTCCAGCAACGCCAAATCCAAGCGTCCGTCCGTCTCCTTTGCAGAGGGCACCCGCTTCAGCCCCAAAGAGAGGCGGGGCTCGGGTCAAGACGTCACCTCTCTGCCCGGGTACCCTCGCAAACCCAAGCCCACCTGGGGGGGGTTGAAGCTTTCTGGCGAGGAAGACGGAGGCGAGGCCGAGGAGAGAGAAGACGGCGTAGAATTTCAAGTAACAGAGCGGCAAAATCTGAACTGCGAAGTTGTAGACCAGGAGGAGGACAGAAAGTCGAGGAACACAACGCGGACCGCATCCGGACGAAGACGTACCATGTCCAACACGGCAGCTCAACGCAAAGCGTCGGCCCCTTCCGCTTCCAATCATCCGCCCGCTGTTTCAAACAAGGTCACCACAGTGTACGTGACGGTGGGCAAGGCGGGGAAGCCCACGTCCAAACCGGAAACCAGCTCAGAGGGCCCCGTTCAGGCCGTGTTAAGGCGACTGGGAAGTATCCAGAGACAAAGGGAGCAGGGGCCTGGCAAAGCCAAACCCAAGGATGCGGAAGCCATCGCCAAACCCCCCAGGAGAAAACTCGGGGCCCGGAGGAACGTGTGGGAGCACGGCGGCCCTTCAGGAGCCGAGCCCGCCATTAATAAACCCGCGAGGAGGAAACACGCTCCTGACACGGCCGCTAGCGACTCGGGCTCGACGGAGAGCATTCCTCTGAAAAGGCCGCTGTCGTCCATTTTAAAGAGCGTGCCGGAGGTGGCGTCGGCCGACTCCGGTGGCTCGGATGGACGGCGGGGACATGAGCCCAGCGGGGAGAGCAGCTACCTGACTGTGGGGCCAGCAGGGGACGCTGAGGTCCCGAGCGTGGACGATGAAGAAGCGGTGAGTGGGAAAGAGCAACCTTGCTATGAAAACGTCATGATTACACACTCGTATACCTCAAACGCGAGTACTACGTGA
- the vwa7 gene encoding von Willebrand factor A domain-containing protein 7, whose protein sequence is MSQGRKRRHCKRNQRSAHRFMFAYLLLLASPCSCFLPNFWSRVLTLSWNSYTHQYITEQAVLNITLDTLQQQRGSHAEEKTRLGRGFWRALGEVVHANADMDFLSTTRSDPVYHFDSERVDGATAMLRTFWARTLLSARANEHQSARRSLGRLFHSLQDFYSHSNWVEMGQRSIYQHLLQPDEPAIPVAEGGTPTCMECFSATCRNNLLPRLTSAQADYRLLTTGYFSTFPPKPEGKCSHGGLLDSSRSMAAKGGINKDSTSPLFSPHHFLHVEAATLASEATLSVLRDLRDTVGHKTFLRLFSVKQAPALVFVMDTTGSMFEEITAARLRAHSIIRNRADLPGQPGSFLLVPFHDPEVGPVYETDDPHQFMEYMENLMALGGGDEPEMCLTAIQLALTHSPPLSEIFVFTDASPKDAHMFDVVKALALAKQSKVTFLLTEDPNYTTERTARRSRRRTRRRKRRREPLPPDRFSLYSSLSSLSGGLTIFTSNSDIHSVSSIVEDNTAADKVTLLHVETDQEQTSSRSFGVDGSVKDVTVHITGLLSQCILTDPSGQTQSLLSEQGSLASIESFTGLYRVRLLPPVQPGQWNLEATAVGHIAFNVIGDSVVDFLYYFATVTNETHPGLARLEGSPVAGVPTFLVLAVTGRSPRDEKVSFSHVTLLGAEGESLKKVLLNSSSFSAPSSSIAEDLIGWVDAVPRAPFSVRLTGRDGGGNKLERVATEMVQPTHVQIQVLSAPPLVPGHSTMVDFNILNHGPDRVFSLTAEDDSGYLHTRGTQRFHIAARKLFHSQVGLHTPASAQGGATVTLTLSVHAVDPADTNYAVAYLTVVPPDPDTSPPSCSATRAQSFCPPACNESTWTVSLVVSDGGRSGLAALKLQKGQGTLTLLPAPAADKPDEAHPDRLVQHKATLAVGDPPLNVSQWALDSSEALWGSYTSSCCSAQAELLVWDAAGNMKRCRLASGQQRPLKDTRTEHGKRCTDWWTAMVRDDVKPKKKSH, encoded by the exons ATGTCAcagggaagaaaaagaagacattgcAAACGTAATCAGAGGAGTGCCCACCGGTTTATGTTTGCTTACCTTCTCCTCTTGGCGTCACCGTGCTCGTGCTTCCTCCCCAACTTTTGGTCACGGGTGTTGACGCTGTCCTGGAACTCGTACACGCACCAGTACATCACCGAGCAGGCCGTCCTCAATATCACCCTTGACACTCTGCAACAACAGCGGGGATCCCATGCCGAGGAAAAG ACTAGACTAGGTCGAGGCTTCTGGAGGGCCTTGGGGGAGGTGGTCCACGCCAACGCAGACATGGACTTCCTGAGCACCACCAGGTCCGACCCCGTGTACCACTTTGACTCCGAGCGCGTTGACGGCGCGACGGCGATGCTGCGGACGTTCTGGGCTCGCACTCTGCTGTCAGCGCGGGCCAATGAGCACCAAAGCGCTCGCCGCAGCTTGGGCCGGTTATTTCACTCCCTGCAG GACTTCTACAGTCACAGTAACTGGGTGGAGATGGGTCAGCGCTCCATTTACCAGCACTTGTTACAGCCAGACGAGCCGGCCATCCCCGTAGCTGAAG GTGGCACCCCGACCTGCATGGAGTGCTTTAGCGCCACCTGTCGAAACAACCTCCTCCCAAGACTGACGAGCGCACAGGCGGACTACCGGCTGCTCACGACTGGCTACTTCAGCACTTTCCCTCCGAAACCTGAAg GCAAATGCAGTCACGGAGGTCTGCTGGACAGCAGCCGGTCAATGGCGGCCAAAGGGGGCATCAACAAAGACAGTACATCGCCGCTCTTCTCCCCTCATCATTTCCTCCACGTGGAAGCAGCCACGCTGGCCTCCGAAGCGACGCTGAGTGTACTGAGGGACCTCAGGGACACAGTGGGCCACAAGACCTTCCTCAG ACTTTTCAGCGTGAAGCAGGCACCCGCTTTGGTCTTTGTCATGGACACCACAGGGAGCATGTTTGAGGAAATCACAGCAGCCCGACTGCGGGCTCACTCCATCATCCGGAACCGAGCTGACCTCCCCGGGCAACCAGGAAGCTTCTTGCTGGTGCCCTTCCATGACCCCG AAGTCGGTCCAGTGTATGAGACTGACGACCCACACCAATTTATGGAGTACATGGAGAACCTGATGGCACTGGGAGGAGGAGATGAACCAGAGATGTGCTTGACAGCCATTCAG CTGGCCCTCACTCACAGCCCACCGCTGTCCGAGATCTTCGTGTTCACGGATGCCTCTCCCAAGGACGCTCACATGTTTGATGTGGTGAAGGCCCTCGCACTTGCCAAACAGAGCAAA GTGACATTTCTCCTGACAGAAGACCCCAACTACACCACAGAAAGGACAGCAAGGAGGAGTAGGAGGAGaacaaggaggaggaagagaagaagagaacCTTTGCCCCCTGATCGCTTCTCCCTCTACTCCTCGCTGTCGTCCTTGTCCGGAGGACTGACGATATTCACCAGCAACTCCGACATTCACAGTGTCTCCTCGATAGTGGAGGACAACACAGCTGCAGACAAG GTGACTCTCCTCCACGTCGAGACGGACCAGGAGCAGACGTCCTCGCGCTCCTTCGGGGTGGATGGCTCCGTCAAAGACGTCACTGTGCACATCACTGGTCTTCTGAGCCAGTGCATCCTTACAGATCCTTCAG GCCAGACTCAGTCCCTTCTGAGTGAGCAAGGCTCTCTGGCCTCAATAGAGTCCTTCACCGGTCTGTACCGTGTTCGCCTTCTGCCTCCTGTTCAGCCAGGCCAGTGGAACCTGGAAGCCACGGCAGTTGGACATATTGCATTCAACGTAATAG GTGATAGCGTTGTGGATTTCCTGTACTACTTTGCTACTGTAACTAATGAGACTCACCCTGGATTGGCCAGATTAGAGGGTAGCCCCGTGGCAg GTGTCCCCACCTTCCTGGTTCTGGCCGTGACTGGCCGGTCTCCTCGTGACGAAAAGGTCTCTTTCAGTCACGTGACGCTGCTGGGAGCAGAAGGGGAGAGCCTCAAGAAGGTCTTGCTCaactcctcttccttctccgcGCCGTCGAGCTCCATCGCGGAGGATTTAATTGGCTGGGTGGACGCCGTTCCCAGAGCCCCCTTCTCCGTCCGCCTCACGGGGCGAGATGGCGGAGGGAACAAGCTGGAGAGGGTCGCCACGGAAATGGTGCAGCCTACTCATGTTCAGATCCAG GTTCTGTCCGCCCCTCCTCTGGTACCTGGTCACAGCACCATGGTGGACTTCAACATCCTGAACCATGGCCCGGACAGAGTCTTCAGTCTGACGGCTGAGGATGATTCTGGATATCTCCATACGCGAGGAACTCAAAG GTTCCACATTGCCGCTCGCAAACTTTTCCACAGTCAGGTGGGCCTTCACACGCCGGCGTCAGCGCAAGGTGGGGCGACAGTCACCCTGACGTTGTCAGTGCACGCTGTCGACCCTGCGGACACAAACTACGCAGTGGCCTACCTGACGGTGGTCCCGCCA GACCCCGACACGTCTCCCCCGTCCTGCTCAGCCACCCGAGCTCAGTCCTTCTGTCCTCCTGCCTGCAACGAGTCTACTTGGACCGTATCGCTGGTTGTGTCGGACGGGGGGCGCTCCGGCCTGGCTGCTCTCAAACTGCAAAAGGGACAAGGGACTTTGACTTTACTCCCAGCGCCAGCAGCGGACAAACCGGACGAGGCTCACCCTGACCGGCTTGTCCAGCACAAGGCCACGTTAGCGGTGGGAGACCCCCCCTTGAACGTATCCCAGTGGGCGCTGGACTCGTCCGAGGCCCTGTGGGGGAGCTACACGTCCAGCTGCTGTTCTGCCCAGGCTGAGCTGCTGGTGTGGGACGCAGCTGGAAACATGAAGCGCTGCCGTCTTGCATCTGGTCAGCAGAGGCCGCTGAAAGACACGAGGACAGAACATG GCAAGCGCTGCACCGACTGGTGGACGGCAATGGTGAGGGATGACGTCAAGCCTAAGAAGAAGTCCCATTAG